In Anaerolineales bacterium, the following proteins share a genomic window:
- a CDS encoding DMT family transporter, translating into MESILFIILIGLAGGIAIGLQNPMASMITQRLGIFESVFIVHVGGAVIALIPILILGSNLSQWRSVPWYALGAGFFGLIVIGSVSYMIPRIGIAAAITTIVAGQLLVGLALDHFGLLGATVKPLELTRVIGIAVVLAGVWLTVK; encoded by the coding sequence ATGGAATCCATCCTCTTCATCATCCTCATCGGTCTCGCGGGCGGAATCGCCATCGGACTGCAAAACCCGATGGCGAGCATGATCACGCAGCGGCTGGGAATCTTCGAGAGCGTGTTCATCGTCCACGTTGGCGGCGCGGTCATTGCGTTGATTCCCATTTTGATTCTCGGCAGTAACCTGAGTCAATGGCGGAGCGTGCCGTGGTACGCGCTCGGGGCGGGATTCTTCGGGCTGATCGTCATCGGTTCGGTCAGTTACATGATTCCACGCATAGGAATCGCCGCCGCGATCACCACGATCGTGGCGGGTCAATTGCTAGTGGGGTTGGCGCTCGATCATTTTGGCTTGCTCGGCGCGACCGTCAAACCGTTGGAACTCACGCGCGTCATCGGGATAGCGGTCGTGCTGGCAGGCGTCTGGTTGACGGTGAAATAA
- the phnD gene encoding phosphate/phosphite/phosphonate ABC transporter substrate-binding protein, which yields MKKMYLFLTVLTALAIAITACAPATPVATEPPAPTAVPPTAVPPTATEAPPAIGSPEHPIKVLFVPSVDVDFMISSGDLIAQALNEATGYTFEVSVPTSYAATIEEMCASPEDTIGFIPALGYVIANQLCGVEPGLAAERRGWNVYWTGFYVARDSQYQTLEDLAGAKWAYPDAGSTSGYLYPASIFADLGITTGETIEAGGHPQSILAVYNGQADVATAYYSPPLYKEGKWAMGDDPDVAADAVESCAANADGELWCGDTRVLDARAAVVKDAPDIIQKVRILALSKEIPNDTMSFSPDFPDDLKQAIIEAVTQFVSLDNESCAQSLCNENFYSWTAVGPIADENFDGVRILVAQQGITLENLGK from the coding sequence ATGAAAAAGATGTATTTGTTTCTCACCGTGTTGACGGCGTTGGCGATCGCAATCACCGCCTGCGCGCCCGCCACCCCGGTCGCAACCGAGCCGCCTGCTCCGACTGCGGTTCCGCCCACTGCGGTCCCGCCGACTGCTACTGAAGCCCCTCCTGCCATTGGCTCGCCCGAACACCCGATCAAAGTGTTGTTCGTTCCATCGGTGGACGTGGACTTCATGATTTCGAGCGGCGATTTGATTGCTCAAGCGTTGAACGAAGCCACTGGTTACACCTTCGAAGTCAGCGTGCCGACCTCGTACGCCGCGACAATTGAAGAGATGTGCGCTTCCCCCGAAGATACCATTGGTTTCATCCCAGCCCTTGGTTACGTGATTGCCAATCAGTTGTGTGGTGTCGAGCCTGGTTTGGCGGCTGAACGCCGCGGCTGGAACGTTTACTGGACCGGTTTCTACGTTGCCCGCGACAGCCAATATCAGACACTCGAAGATTTGGCAGGCGCTAAATGGGCATATCCAGATGCCGGTTCCACTTCGGGCTATCTGTACCCTGCCTCGATTTTTGCGGATCTGGGTATCACCACCGGCGAAACCATCGAAGCCGGCGGCCATCCGCAATCCATCCTTGCAGTGTATAACGGTCAAGCCGACGTCGCAACCGCGTACTACAGCCCTCCGCTCTATAAGGAAGGCAAATGGGCTATGGGCGACGATCCCGATGTCGCGGCTGATGCGGTTGAATCCTGCGCGGCGAATGCTGATGGAGAATTGTGGTGCGGAGACACACGCGTTTTGGATGCGCGTGCCGCTGTTGTGAAAGACGCTCCCGACATCATTCAGAAAGTGCGCATCCTGGCGCTCTCCAAGGAAATCCCGAACGACACCATGTCGTTCTCGCCCGATTTCCCGGATGATTTGAAACAGGCCATCATTGAAGCGGTAACTCAATTCGTTTCGCTTGATAACGAATCTTGCGCTCAGTCTCTCTGCAACGAGAATTTCTACAGCTGGACAGCGGTAGGTCCCATTGCCGACGAGAACTTTGATGGCGTCCGCATTTTGGTTGCTCAACAGGGCATCACCCTTGAGAACCTCGGTAAGTAA
- the phnC gene encoding phosphonate ABC transporter ATP-binding protein, translating into MLEIKNLSKVYDGGVQALKNVSFSVEQGEFLAVIGLSGSGKSTLLRCINRLIEPTDGQIIWDGQDVTAASQDEMRLVRRKIGMVFQHFNLVTRSKVITNVLAGRLGYVNPLMSALNRFPKSDIEKALSQLDRVGIKEQAYKRADELSGGQQQRVGIARAMMQEPAMILADEPVASLDPVLAHSIMQYLEKINKEDGVTVLCSLHFLDLVHRYADRAIALNGGVLMFDGPPNKIDDEKFREIYGKDAERVG; encoded by the coding sequence ATGCTAGAAATTAAAAACCTTTCCAAAGTGTATGACGGCGGCGTGCAAGCCCTTAAGAACGTCAGTTTTAGCGTTGAGCAAGGTGAATTCTTGGCTGTGATCGGACTCAGCGGCTCCGGAAAATCCACCTTGTTGCGTTGCATCAACCGGTTGATCGAACCCACGGACGGCCAAATTATTTGGGATGGACAAGATGTCACCGCCGCCAGTCAGGATGAAATGCGTCTCGTCCGCCGTAAGATAGGCATGGTCTTTCAGCATTTCAATTTGGTCACCCGTTCAAAGGTTATCACCAATGTTCTGGCGGGAAGGCTTGGGTATGTTAATCCTCTGATGAGCGCTTTGAATCGCTTTCCGAAAAGCGATATCGAGAAGGCGCTCTCCCAACTTGATAGAGTCGGTATCAAGGAACAGGCTTACAAGCGTGCCGACGAGCTTAGCGGGGGACAACAACAACGGGTGGGAATCGCCCGCGCCATGATGCAGGAACCTGCCATGATACTGGCGGATGAACCTGTCGCCAGCCTCGACCCTGTCCTAGCTCATTCCATTATGCAATACCTCGAAAAAATCAATAAAGAAGATGGCGTCACCGTCCTTTGCAGTCTCCACTTTCTCGATCTGGTACATCGCTACGCCGACCGGGCGATCGCTCTCAACGGCGGAGTGTTGATGTTCGATGGGCCGCCTAATAAAATTGACGACGAAAAGTTCCGTGAAATCTACGGCAAAGATGCAGAGCGGGTAGGGTAA
- a CDS encoding ABC transporter permease subunit — translation MNKKSSPIRSLAVGLATLLVLVVFAYGFSVTNINFEETRSERRVASLTRILRALAHPKIFDYQFESVDVEIPFYLGCPEGGVEVPDVDRSGAFILTNVGCAEPKGTIVVEGHNFQENSSGPINFVGFSAEAPEGVLLQVGNFQADAQGNFQVEVTLPNRQVRAEPQAIRVTGRVRVGGPEISREAQITWEKIVETVFMALLATTFGTMIAIPISFFAARNLMSEVRTPLSNLSLSLIGWPLGIGLGIKISQLLSASLTPLFNSMAVTFIGALIFPVLGFLFIKWRVSKQKEDAELQFSDRLTNLLYTLVAMILAIASILFLGKLLLQIGSYLTPNKEVPLYFIRKFIFQVGDIVTMFVPVIAALVSGGILGGFFGKIGQMISDKLPPARGKILNLIITPIAGALIAVLIMQGVDWFYQFNNPAITIQWPAIIGALTGLALAIITAPKQSLPVGIVLYGIIRTILNGTRSIEALVMAIVFVAWVGLGPFAGALALALHTVASNAKLYSEQVESILQGPLEAIQSTGANRLQTIVFAVVPQIIPPYISYTMYRWDINVRMSTIIGFVGGGGIGFILQQNINLLNYRAASVNMLAIAIVVATMDYISSVLREKYV, via the coding sequence ATGAACAAAAAATCTTCTCCGATCAGGTCACTGGCGGTTGGGCTGGCAACGCTCCTTGTCCTTGTTGTTTTTGCATACGGTTTCTCGGTGACCAACATCAACTTTGAAGAGACCCGCTCTGAAAGGCGCGTGGCTTCACTCACGCGCATCCTCAGGGCGTTGGCGCATCCCAAGATTTTCGATTATCAATTCGAATCGGTGGACGTTGAAATCCCTTTTTATTTGGGGTGTCCTGAAGGAGGGGTCGAGGTTCCCGATGTAGACCGATCGGGAGCGTTTATCCTAACAAACGTCGGGTGCGCCGAACCCAAAGGGACCATCGTGGTCGAAGGTCATAACTTTCAGGAGAACTCGTCCGGCCCGATCAACTTCGTTGGGTTCAGCGCTGAAGCGCCGGAAGGAGTTCTTCTTCAAGTAGGCAATTTTCAAGCGGATGCACAAGGCAATTTTCAGGTTGAGGTAACTCTTCCGAACCGCCAGGTCAGAGCAGAGCCTCAAGCCATCCGTGTTACCGGAAGGGTGCGCGTTGGGGGACCCGAAATCTCTCGTGAAGCTCAAATTACATGGGAGAAAATTGTCGAAACGGTGTTCATGGCGTTGCTTGCCACCACCTTCGGGACCATGATAGCCATTCCCATCAGTTTCTTCGCCGCCCGCAACTTGATGTCCGAGGTGCGGACTCCGCTCAGCAACCTTTCTCTTTCACTGATCGGGTGGCCCCTGGGCATCGGGTTGGGCATAAAGATAAGTCAATTACTTTCCGCGTCGCTGACGCCGCTTTTCAATTCGATGGCAGTCACGTTCATCGGCGCTCTCATTTTTCCTGTTCTGGGCTTCTTGTTTATCAAGTGGCGCGTATCTAAACAGAAAGAAGACGCGGAATTGCAGTTCAGCGACCGGTTGACGAACCTGCTGTACACATTGGTGGCGATGATCCTGGCGATCGCATCCATTTTGTTTCTCGGAAAACTTCTCCTTCAAATAGGCAGTTATCTGACGCCGAACAAGGAAGTCCCGCTATATTTCATTCGAAAGTTCATCTTCCAAGTGGGAGATATCGTCACCATGTTCGTGCCCGTCATCGCCGCGCTGGTAAGCGGAGGCATCCTCGGCGGCTTCTTCGGCAAGATCGGGCAAATGATCAGCGACAAACTGCCGCCAGCGAGAGGGAAAATCCTCAACTTGATCATCACCCCCATCGCCGGCGCGTTGATCGCGGTGCTCATCATGCAGGGAGTGGATTGGTTCTACCAATTCAACAACCCGGCAATAACGATCCAGTGGCCCGCAATCATCGGCGCGCTCACCGGGTTGGCGTTGGCGATCATCACCGCGCCCAAACAATCTCTGCCGGTCGGCATTGTCCTCTACGGCATCATCCGCACCATTCTGAACGGCACACGTTCGATCGAAGCCCTCGTTATGGCGATTGTTTTCGTGGCTTGGGTGGGCTTGGGACCGTTCGCCGGCGCGCTTGCCCTGGCGTTGCACACGGTGGCGTCCAATGCCAAGTTGTATTCCGAACAGGTCGAAAGCATCCTTCAAGGTCCGTTGGAAGCCATCCAATCCACCGGAGCCAACCGCTTGCAAACCATCGTTTTTGCCGTTGTCCCGCAGATCATTCCGCCCTATATTTCCTACACCATGTATCGCTGGGATATTAACGTGCGTATGTCCACGATCATCGGTTTCGTCGGCGGGGGCGGCATTGGTTTTATCCTCCAGCAGAATATCAACCTGCTGAACTACCGTGCGGCGAGCGTCAACATGCTTGCGATCGCTATCGTCGTCGCCACCATGGACTACATCTCCTCCGTGTTACGCGAAAAGTACGTTTAG
- a CDS encoding protein kinase translates to METGALLIKRYQLLDQLGTGGMSNVFRARDLMLERYVAIKILHEHYSKDPAFQERFKMEARAAANLSHPNIVTVHDFGYDFGQLFIVMEYLPGKDLKTILRQRGRFSVEEAIPLIVQACAGIGYAHRAGLVHCDVKPHNMIVTPDSRLKVTDFGIARALSTILPDERADVVWGSPQYFSPEQAVGEPPSPASDVYSLGIVLYEMLTGALPFNAPTSEDLARMHLEDQPIPLNEYVPDIPPVLEQIVMKVLSKEPSARYRTADQLGRVLLKFGTQRETSPAPALNLTPEAVTTYRQPEPTPSFVEPLQPDPQPAYPASASSTPEIDWATIGLGLLALITVGGLIPFWIYIYFVYNPR, encoded by the coding sequence ATGGAAACCGGCGCGCTGCTTATCAAACGCTATCAACTGCTCGATCAACTTGGCACGGGCGGCATGTCCAACGTGTTCCGCGCTCGCGACCTGATGCTCGAACGCTACGTTGCCATCAAAATCTTGCACGAGCATTATTCCAAGGACCCGGCGTTTCAGGAACGCTTCAAAATGGAAGCGCGCGCCGCGGCGAATCTCTCGCATCCGAACATCGTCACCGTCCACGATTTCGGCTACGACTTCGGGCAATTGTTCATCGTGATGGAATACCTGCCCGGCAAAGACCTCAAAACCATTCTGCGCCAGCGCGGACGTTTCAGCGTGGAAGAGGCGATTCCTCTCATCGTGCAAGCTTGCGCGGGCATTGGGTACGCGCACCGCGCTGGGCTCGTTCACTGCGACGTGAAACCGCACAACATGATCGTCACGCCGGATAGCCGCCTCAAAGTGACCGATTTCGGAATCGCGCGCGCCCTCTCCACCATCCTGCCTGACGAACGCGCCGATGTAGTCTGGGGCTCGCCGCAATATTTTTCGCCGGAGCAAGCCGTCGGCGAGCCGCCCTCGCCCGCCTCCGACGTGTACTCGCTGGGCATCGTCCTCTACGAAATGCTCACCGGCGCGCTCCCATTCAACGCCCCCACCAGCGAAGACCTGGCGCGCATGCACCTCGAAGACCAGCCCATCCCCCTCAACGAATACGTCCCCGATATTCCGCCCGTGCTCGAGCAGATCGTGATGAAAGTGTTATCAAAGGAGCCATCGGCGCGTTATCGCACCGCCGACCAACTCGGACGCGTGCTCCTCAAATTTGGAACTCAACGCGAGACTTCCCCCGCCCCCGCTTTGAATCTAACTCCCGAAGCCGTGACAACCTACCGACAGCCCGAACCGACTCCCTCCTTCGTCGAACCGCTTCAACCCGACCCTCAACCTGCCTACCCAGCGTCAGCCTCCTCCACCCCCGAAATTGACTGGGCGACCATCGGGCTGGGTCTGCTCGCCCTCATCACCGTCGGCGGATTAATTCCGTTTTGGATCTACATCTACTTCGTTTACAATCCGCGCTAA
- the rpe gene encoding ribulose-phosphate 3-epimerase: MKKYLLAPSILSADFTRLSEELATCESAKADWIHIDVMDGHFVPNITMGPFIVEACRRATKLPLDVHLMIEKPERHLEAFAKAGASHIIVHIEACPHIHRTLQQIQALGCKAGVALNPGTPVGAIDAVLDEADQVLVMSVNPGYSGQKFISSTVGKVREIRKKLDALKSPARLEVDGGIDAETLPKMKKAGATVFVAATAIFKHPRGTKAGIKALRAAIN, from the coding sequence ATGAAAAAATATCTCCTCGCCCCATCCATCCTCTCCGCCGACTTTACACGGCTCAGCGAAGAACTCGCCACCTGCGAATCTGCCAAAGCCGATTGGATTCACATTGATGTGATGGACGGTCACTTCGTCCCCAACATCACCATGGGACCGTTCATCGTCGAAGCCTGCCGGCGCGCGACGAAACTTCCGCTCGATGTGCACCTGATGATCGAAAAACCCGAACGCCATCTCGAAGCGTTTGCAAAGGCGGGAGCCAGCCACATCATCGTGCATATCGAGGCTTGCCCACACATCCATCGCACGCTTCAGCAGATTCAAGCCTTGGGATGCAAAGCCGGCGTCGCCTTGAACCCCGGCACCCCCGTCGGCGCGATCGACGCGGTGTTAGACGAGGCAGATCAGGTGTTGGTGATGAGCGTCAACCCCGGGTATTCCGGTCAGAAGTTTATTTCGTCCACGGTTGGCAAAGTGAGGGAAATCCGCAAAAAGTTGGACGCCTTGAAATCCCCCGCCCGACTCGAAGTGGACGGCGGCATCGACGCTGAAACATTACCGAAAATGAAGAAAGCGGGGGCAACCGTATTTGTCGCGGCGACAGCCATCTTCAAACATCCGCGCGGGACGAAGGCGGGTATCAAAGCCCTGCGCGCCGCAATCAATTAG
- the rpmB gene encoding 50S ribosomal protein L28, translating into MAKCANCGKSTTFGHNRSFSQRATNRKFKPNLQKTIVMEQGRVVRKVLCTKCIKAMSKSVA; encoded by the coding sequence ATGGCTAAGTGTGCTAACTGCGGCAAGTCCACCACCTTTGGGCACAATCGCTCGTTCTCCCAGCGCGCCACCAATCGCAAGTTCAAACCGAATTTGCAGAAGACGATTGTGATGGAACAGGGTCGGGTCGTGCGCAAGGTGCTATGCACCAAGTGCATCAAAGCGATGAGCAAGTCCGTCGCGTAG
- a CDS encoding Asp23/Gls24 family envelope stress response protein: protein MGEDSTTLGGIHISPNAVATIAYQATLESYGVVGLASRNLADGLVKSIARDPSRGITVKYNGEEIDIEIHIIVEYGTRISSVAESVANTVRFHVEKALGLKVNSVNIHVAGLRVSNTD from the coding sequence ATGGGCGAAGATTCGACAACCTTGGGCGGTATCCACATCTCCCCGAACGCTGTGGCGACCATCGCCTATCAGGCAACGCTGGAATCCTACGGCGTGGTGGGGCTGGCATCGCGTAACCTTGCCGATGGGCTGGTGAAATCCATCGCGCGCGACCCTTCGCGCGGCATTACCGTGAAATACAACGGCGAGGAAATTGACATCGAAATCCACATCATCGTCGAGTATGGCACGCGCATCAGCAGTGTGGCGGAAAGCGTCGCCAACACGGTCCGCTTTCACGTGGAAAAGGCGCTCGGCTTGAAGGTCAATAGTGTAAACATCCATGTGGCAGGATTGCGCGTGAGCAACACCGACTAG
- a CDS encoding DAK2 domain-containing protein, translating to MAVDTERVENLRKKSINGQSMKRLVEAGLAWLRVNQQTVNALNVFPVPDGDTGTNMVLTMQSAWNEIKDSGHRKVSDMAAGVAKGALMGARGNSGVILSQIWRGFARAVQGRETLDGETLVRAFGEARDTAYKGVVKPVEGTILTVIRGVADATEVALQSTSDAITVFEVAVRAADEAVQRTPDLLPLLKQAGVVDSGGKGLFFMLEGMLRHIYGESLETPLMSVQPLSAMNLEGALEEVEEGQDYEVVVDFMPPNDFDLQKFYGRLEEMGTSIQVGEGEGMYRMHIHVPLEKRYEPIDYIMGLGTITKVAMENLLAQMDDIQKSKKQNVSFAAVEPGQIAVVVVSPGAGLSRIFASLGAAATVEGGQTKNPSTQDILASFENLPTDKVIILPNNKNIIMAANQAKDVTVKQVAVVPTRTVPQGLTAMLALQPDGEFDSVVDRMTKSLSAVQTGEITIAVRNVEIDGVNVKDGQIIALLDGKLVASANAVEEGCALLLERANAAEHELITFYYGEDMPHAEANRIADMVRQKYPEQDIEVQEGGQAYYHFIISVE from the coding sequence ATGGCTGTGGATACCGAGCGCGTTGAAAACCTGCGTAAAAAGTCCATCAATGGACAATCCATGAAGCGGCTGGTGGAGGCGGGGCTGGCGTGGTTGCGCGTCAACCAGCAGACCGTCAACGCCTTGAACGTGTTCCCGGTCCCGGACGGCGACACCGGCACGAACATGGTGCTGACGATGCAATCCGCATGGAACGAGATCAAAGACTCCGGTCACCGCAAAGTCAGCGACATGGCGGCGGGTGTGGCGAAAGGCGCGTTGATGGGCGCGCGCGGCAATTCGGGCGTCATCCTTTCGCAGATCTGGCGCGGTTTTGCGCGCGCTGTGCAGGGCAGAGAAACGCTGGACGGCGAAACGTTGGTGCGGGCGTTCGGCGAAGCGCGCGATACGGCATACAAAGGCGTAGTCAAGCCGGTGGAGGGGACGATCTTAACCGTCATACGCGGAGTGGCTGACGCAACGGAAGTAGCCCTCCAGTCCACGAGTGATGCGATCACCGTCTTTGAAGTGGCGGTGCGAGCGGCTGACGAAGCCGTCCAACGGACTCCCGATCTCCTGCCGCTTCTCAAACAAGCGGGCGTCGTTGATTCGGGCGGCAAAGGTTTATTCTTCATGCTAGAGGGGATGTTGCGGCACATCTACGGCGAATCGCTGGAAACGCCGTTGATGAGCGTGCAACCGCTTTCCGCGATGAATCTCGAAGGCGCGTTGGAGGAAGTGGAAGAGGGGCAAGATTACGAAGTGGTCGTGGATTTTATGCCGCCAAATGATTTTGATCTGCAAAAATTTTACGGACGGCTCGAAGAGATGGGCACATCCATTCAAGTGGGCGAGGGCGAGGGCATGTATCGAATGCACATCCACGTGCCGCTCGAAAAGCGCTACGAACCGATTGATTACATCATGGGGCTTGGCACGATCACCAAAGTGGCGATGGAAAACCTACTCGCCCAGATGGACGACATTCAAAAAAGCAAGAAGCAAAATGTTTCATTCGCGGCGGTGGAGCCGGGTCAGATCGCGGTTGTGGTTGTTTCGCCGGGCGCGGGCTTGAGTCGCATCTTCGCCAGCCTCGGCGCGGCGGCAACCGTCGAGGGCGGGCAAACGAAGAACCCTTCCACGCAGGATATTTTGGCGTCTTTTGAAAACCTGCCAACCGACAAGGTCATCATTTTGCCGAACAACAAGAACATCATCATGGCGGCGAATCAAGCGAAGGATGTGACGGTGAAACAAGTCGCGGTAGTGCCGACGCGCACTGTCCCACAGGGACTTACCGCCATGCTTGCGCTTCAACCCGACGGGGAGTTTGATTCGGTCGTGGATAGGATGACCAAATCCCTCAGCGCGGTGCAGACCGGCGAGATCACCATCGCCGTCCGCAACGTCGAGATTGATGGCGTGAACGTCAAAGATGGGCAGATCATTGCCCTGCTCGACGGAAAATTGGTCGCCTCGGCGAACGCCGTCGAAGAAGGATGCGCTTTATTGCTCGAGCGCGCCAACGCGGCGGAACACGAACTCATTACCTTCTATTACGGGGAAGATATGCCTCACGCGGAAGCCAACCGCATCGCCGACATGGTGCGCCAGAAATATCCCGAACAGGATATTGAAGTGCAAGAAGGCGGGCAGGCGTACTATCATTTTATTATCTCGGTGGAATGA
- a CDS encoding glycosyltransferase family 2 protein, with amino-acid sequence MIHPHPLPLSRRERGILPDFKKYNIVVVVPCYRVEREIQTVLQGIPKFVKRIIVVDDASPDSTSTVVSAIAAKDKRITLVRHTSNQGVGGAMVTGFRKALELGAQIVVKIDGDGQMDTTHLPELIAPLINGQADYTKGNRFRDFVSLQQMPLVRRVGNMGLAFLSKAATGYWHLFDPTNGFTAIRAEVLAELPLEKIDRTYYFETSMLANLYLLGAAVKDVPMPARYRSEVSNMLIHRILFQFPFKLFGTLLKRLVLKNYIYDFTMGSIYILVGLPLLLFGLIFGVVKWIQYASLNIPAPTGTVMLPTLSVLLGIQLLLSAIEIDLRSVPKEPLSNPL; translated from the coding sequence ATGATTCACCCTCACCCCTTGCCCCTCTCCCGCAGGGAGAGGGGGATTCTCCCCGATTTCAAAAAATACAATATTGTTGTTGTCGTTCCTTGCTATCGGGTAGAGAGGGAGATTCAAACCGTCTTACAGGGGATTCCGAAATTTGTGAAGCGCATCATCGTCGTGGACGACGCCTCGCCTGATTCCACATCCACTGTTGTTTCTGCTATCGCCGCAAAAGATAAACGCATTACGTTGGTCCGTCACACATCGAATCAAGGCGTGGGCGGCGCGATGGTGACCGGTTTCCGCAAAGCCCTCGAACTCGGCGCGCAGATCGTCGTCAAAATTGACGGCGACGGGCAGATGGACACGACTCATCTGCCTGAGTTGATCGCTCCGTTGATTAACGGTCAGGCGGATTACACGAAGGGGAACCGCTTCCGCGACTTTGTCTCTCTGCAACAAATGCCACTCGTCCGCCGCGTGGGGAACATGGGGCTGGCGTTTCTCTCCAAAGCCGCCACCGGCTACTGGCATCTCTTCGACCCCACGAATGGATTCACCGCAATCCGCGCGGAAGTCCTTGCCGAATTACCGCTGGAAAAGATTGACCGCACCTATTATTTTGAAACTTCCATGCTGGCTAATCTTTACTTGCTCGGGGCGGCAGTGAAGGACGTGCCGATGCCGGCGCGTTATCGCAGTGAAGTTTCGAACATGTTGATCCATCGCATCCTCTTCCAGTTCCCGTTCAAACTATTCGGCACGCTCCTCAAGCGACTTGTCCTCAAGAATTACATTTACGATTTCACGATGGGGAGCATTTACATCCTCGTAGGACTTCCCTTGCTCCTCTTCGGCTTGATCTTCGGCGTCGTCAAATGGATTCAATATGCGAGTCTAAACATCCCCGCGCCGACCGGGACGGTGATGCTCCCGACGCTTTCGGTCTTGTTGGGGATTCAACTGTTGCTCTCTGCCATTGAAATTGACTTACGCTCCGTGCCGAAAGAGCCTTTATCCAACCCGTTGTAA
- a CDS encoding DsbA family oxidoreductase has product MVEKLKEEYQVDVEWHPFYLYFDTPPEGRELPEHVQRARAHGSEERLRSIADGYGMPFRSTERVYNTRRAHEATEYAREHGKGNEFHKIIFRKIYAEGYDPSQWATLRAAAEEAGLDANEMQRDVESEKYTATVVDRVRWAYQIGVTGVPTYVINNRYAIVGAQPYDVFKDALEQIKNQKD; this is encoded by the coding sequence GTGGTCGAGAAGTTGAAAGAAGAATATCAAGTGGACGTGGAGTGGCATCCGTTCTATTTGTATTTCGATACGCCGCCCGAAGGTAGAGAGTTGCCCGAACATGTGCAGCGCGCCCGCGCTCACGGGTCGGAGGAACGCTTGCGTTCGATCGCGGACGGGTACGGGATGCCCTTCAGGTCAACGGAGCGAGTCTACAACACGCGGCGTGCCCACGAAGCGACAGAGTACGCGCGCGAACACGGCAAGGGAAACGAGTTCCATAAAATTATTTTTCGCAAAATCTATGCCGAGGGATATGACCCAAGCCAATGGGCTACGCTCCGCGCGGCGGCAGAGGAAGCCGGTTTGGATGCAAACGAGATGCAGCGTGACGTGGAAAGCGAAAAATACACAGCGACTGTGGTTGACCGGGTGCGGTGGGCGTATCAGATCGGCGTGACGGGCGTGCCGACGTATGTGATCAATAATCGCTATGCGATCGTCGGCGCGCAACCGTATGACGTGTTCAAGGATGCACTGGAACAAATTAAGAATCAAAAGGACTGA